The following coding sequences lie in one Spinacia oleracea cultivar Varoflay chromosome 1, BTI_SOV_V1, whole genome shotgun sequence genomic window:
- the LOC110779032 gene encoding uncharacterized protein: MSPTKSSPRRQFQTTASNTNDNVTLSSPLKKTQTLASTLSKKDYFSTKYVASSSLVEPSLYKQIENPDVNTQAAQNTNFLSQNTNSTYDSSIPSDYEWEDPRPESPLKYNELISEDSDDDHDPLYKPDSGVLFHDSEDDDLNYEGEEGLNLEFEEGEEEEENVIEGTDFIENESDESDDELRVARERVKFCNVRLLEIANQVEREAKEGKLGAQSSQPTETTPSQSGYLSEYEDSEDDIHTPPDSGDEFQERRKGNRGSLVSSNTDFSVFKWKVGQRFPNRGEFKAAVAKYGIVQGRNVYFVLSNKNRREELGVKCIKGCPFYLYGSWHSKLGTFLVKRVKENHTCHRNMKRNRQLKSSWVAREMLEVFKARPHWPAKEIMEAVRIAYKALIKRHFAYRVKYRAHQLLHGSMKEHYLKVGRYMEAIKASSPGNVMELRVDKTKKVDPPTFQRFFVCFDGLKQGWKEGCRKVICVDAAFLKTFLGGQILSAVGRDGNDQMYPIAWAAVEGENNLSWEWFFTHLQSCLDLGDGTDIAMISDEHQAILHAVSTILPKAEHRHCARHIFALWHKTYKGDEFKLVFWKVAKAYNMADYNEALDELTTLSEDAATAFKSYNPKVFCRAYLNSSIKTDAITNNMAETFNGYIINARTKHLIYMLEDIRVALMQRLVCKKKGIQKTPSLLCPRIQAKLEKEKTKAANCEVLPSTDNLFNVRYYLDQLNVDLDAKSCTCRKWDMLGIPCCHAIACIFFLNKEAESFVDASYKKEMYLKAYGGSIPPLEGERHWPRALCIIDPPPIKIGPGRPRIKRFKGPSENPKKPGTLSRVGMEMTCSICQTKGHNKRRCPNRDNPVIREPTSKRPRGRPKKDNSATNNQSASNMISTTVTAQPSQLGRNGRLILGGLGARDGSQIVGKGRGSRGRGQGDDVGAFGRGSSGRGQGGGCAATGRGKGKGRGRGKGKNQVPVGVGVYIGADGTPFSNVS; this comes from the exons ATGTCACCGACTAAGAGTAGCCCAAGGAGACAATTTCAAACTACTGCTAGCAACACAAATGATAACGTCACTCTTTcctctcctttgaaaaaaacaCAAACACTAGCTTCCACATTATCCAAAAAGGATTATTTTTCCACGAAATATGTTGCCTCTTCCTCTTTGGTTGAACCATCCCTCTACAAACAAATAGAAAACCCTGATGTCAACACACAAGCTGCACAAAACACCAATTTCCTATCTCAAAACACAAACTCCACGTATGACTCTAGCATACCTTCAGATTATGAATGGGAAGATCCTAGGCCGGAGAGTCCTCTGAAGTATAATGAGTTGATTAGTGAGGACAGTGATGATGATCACGATCCACTTTATAAGCCTGACAGTGGGGTGTTGTTTCATGACAGTGAAGATGATGATCTAAATTACGAAGGGGAAGAGGGGTTAAATCTGGAGTTtgaagaaggagaagaagaagaagagaatgTGATTGAAGGAACAGATTTTATTGAAAATGAATCtgatgagagtgatgatgaGCTAAGAGTAGCTAGGGAAAGGGTTAAATTTTGCAATGTTCGGTTGCTTGAAATAGCCAATCAGGTGGAAAGGGAGGCCAAAGAGGGTAAGCTCGGGGCACAATCTTCACAACCTACAGAAACAACACCTTCACAATCTGGTTATTTAAGTGAATACGAAGACAGTGAAGATGATATTCATACTCCTCCTGATAGTGGAGATGAGTTTCAGGAGAGAAGAAAGGGAAATAGGGGTTCACTTGTGAGTTCAAACACCGATTTCTCAGTGTTTAAGTGGAAGGTTGGTCAGAGATTTCCAAATAGGGGTGAATTTAAGGCGGCAGTGGCTAAGTACGGCATTGTTCAAGGGAGAAATGTGTACTTTGTTCTGAGCAACAAGAACAGGAGGGAAGAGTTAGGGGTTAAGTGTATAAAGGGGTGTCCTTTTTACCTATATGGTTCTTGGCACTCTAAGttaggtacttttttagttaaGAGGGTCAAGGAAAACCACACTTGTCATAGAAACATGAAAAGAAATAGACAACTTAAATCATCTTGGGTTGCACGGGAAATGTTAGAAGTGTTCAAAGCAAGGCCTCATTGGCCTGCTAAGGAGATCATGGAGGCAGTTAGGATAGCCTATAAGGCCTTGATTAAGAGACATTTTGCCTATCGAGTGAAGTATCGTGCTCACCAGTTACTTCACGGTTCAATGAAAGAACATTATTTGAAGGTGGGGAGGTACATGGAAGCTATAAAGGCATCAAGCCCTGGTAATGTGATGGAGCTAAGGGTAGATAAGACCAAAAAGGTCGATCCTCCAACTTTTCAGaggttttttgtttgttttgatgGACTAAAACAAGGGTGGAAGGAAGGTTGTAGGAAGGTCATTTGTGTAGATGCTGCCTTTCTTAAAACGTTCTTGGGTGGTCAGATATTGAGTGCAGTTGGGAGGGACGGCAATGATCAGATGTATCCCATTGCATGGGCTGCAGTTGAAGGTGAGAACAACTTATCATGGGAGTGGTTCTTCACTCATCTTCAATCATGTCTTGACCTGGGAGATGGGACTGACATTGCGATGATATCGGATGAGCATCAG GCTATATTGCATGCTGTTTCTACTATACTGCCAAAAGCCGAACACAGACATTGTGCGAGGCACATTTTTGCATTATGGCACAAAACTTATAAGGGGGATGAGTTTAAGCTAGTTTTTTGGAAGGTGGCTAAGGCTTATAACATGGCTGATTACAACGAGGCATTGGATGAGTTGACTACATTAAGTGAGGATGCTGCTACTGCTTTCAAATCATATAACCCAAAAGTTTTTTGTAGAGCATACTTGAATAGTTCCATTAAAACTGATGCTATAACAAATAACATGGCCGAGACCTTTAATGGGTATATCATTAATGCAAGGACAAAACACCTCATTTATATGTTAGAGGACATTAGGGTTGCTTTAATGCAAAGATTAGTTTGTAAAAAGAAAGGAATTCAGAAAACCCCTTCTCTTCTTTGCCCTAGAATCCAAGCCAAATTAGAGAAAGAGAAGACAAAAGCAGCAAACTGCGAGGTTTTACCATCTACAGATAACTTGTTTAACGTGAGGTATTACCTAGACCAACTGAATGTGGACTTGGATGCTAAAAGTTGCACTTGTAGGAAATGGGACATGTTAGGTATACCATGTTGCCATGCTATTGCTTGCATTTTCTTCTTAAACAAGGAAGCAGAGTCCTTTGTTGATGCCTCTTACAAAAAGGAGATGTATTTGAAGGCTTATGGTGGATCAATACCACCTTTGGAGGGGGAACGACATTGGCCTAGGGCACTGTGCATCATAGACCCCCCGCCAATCAAAATAGGTCCTGGTAGGCCTAGGATAAAACGGTTCAAAGGCCCTAGTGAAAACCCCAAGAAACCGGGAACTTTGTCAAGAGTTGGTATGGAGATGACTTGTAGTATTTGTCAAACGAAAGGCCATAATAAGAGGAGGTGTCCAAATAGAGATAATCCCGTTATTAGGGAGCCAACATCTAAAAGACCAAGAGGGAGGCCTAAGAAAGATAATTCAGCAACGAACAACCAATCTGCATCAAACATGATTTCAACGACAGTAACTGCCCAACCATCTCAACTTGGAAGGAATGGTAGACTGATTCTAGGTGGATTGGGTGCTAGAGATGGCTCTCAAATAGTTGGAAAGGGAAGAGGCTCACGTGGAAGGGGTCAAGGTGATGATGTTGGTGCATTCGGAAGAGGCTCGAGTGGAAGGGGCCAAGGTGGTGGTTGTGCTGCAACTGGAAGGGGCAAAGGTAAAGGGAGAGGAAGGGGGAAGGGTAAAAACCAG gTGCCTGTAGGAGTTGGGGTCTACATTGGTGCTGATGGTACACCATTCTCAAATGTAAGTTGA